Proteins from one Gammaproteobacteria bacterium genomic window:
- a CDS encoding conserved exported hypothetical protein (Evidence 4 : Unknown function but conserved in other organisms) translates to MKSLLISGLFVSSLVFAGETPTLPITGNMALTSDYIFRGISQSQEKPAIQGGLTYTHASGLRVGFWGSNINFKSKDNPSAPNDNASFELDLTTGYGARINNSLSWDLGFNYYSYPGSNVTDPGKYNFWEVLPTLVYELGSAKITGQFTYSPNFFSVAKRATYCMLGLDMPLPSDFALNAHIGEQWLKVDQESGISQTFVAGGSYIPKNYSEWKVGISRQISGLSLELAYFDTNLNKDKCLAFQGQKDLCSSRAVLTISKSF, encoded by the coding sequence ATGAAAAGCCTTTTAATTAGCGGTCTGTTCGTAAGTTCCCTTGTTTTCGCGGGGGAAACGCCGACATTACCAATTACTGGTAACATGGCCCTCACCAGTGATTATATTTTTCGTGGTATTTCTCAAAGCCAAGAAAAACCAGCCATTCAGGGTGGACTTACTTATACTCATGCTAGTGGATTGCGTGTTGGTTTCTGGGGTTCCAATATTAATTTCAAATCCAAAGATAACCCCAGCGCTCCCAACGACAACGCTAGTTTTGAATTGGACCTTACCACTGGTTACGGTGCTAGGATTAACAATTCCTTGAGCTGGGATCTCGGTTTTAACTACTACAGTTATCCAGGGTCTAATGTTACCGATCCAGGAAAATATAATTTTTGGGAAGTATTACCAACTCTTGTTTATGAGCTTGGGTCGGCAAAAATAACCGGACAATTTACCTATAGTCCAAATTTTTTTAGTGTTGCCAAGCGCGCCACTTATTGTATGCTCGGTCTGGACATGCCATTGCCGTCGGATTTCGCACTAAATGCCCATATTGGTGAACAATGGCTGAAAGTCGATCAAGAAAGTGGTATATCGCAGACTTTTGTTGCTGGTGGTAGTTATATTCCGAAGAATTACTCGGAATGGAAAGTTGGTATCTCAAGACAGATTTCCGGGCTTAGTCTTGAACTAGCGTATTTCGATACTAATTTGAATAAGGATAAGTGCCTTGCGTTCCAGGGACAAAAGGATCTTTGTAGTTCTCGTGCAGTTTTGACTATTTCAAAAAGTTTTTAA